In a single window of the Renibacterium salmoninarum ATCC 33209 genome:
- the rho gene encoding transcription termination factor Rho yields the protein MTETTSLVTGMDHAESASSEAPAKSNGLAGLKLAQLQALAGQLGITGGSRMRKGDLVTAISAHQRGSSVADRKTQPKNEQAKATETASANGSNGAQPAAETPQTEAAPARRGRSRRAASSGVVSTEPAAVETVAVDAPAQSESTNEPVANEGGSRRQRGRNRRADDTNTAAEAASPSENAAEGAAQDSVQKESGQNRNDNRQRQDNQNNGQNNNRRNDDEEGRGNGRNDRRNRNRNRNRNDRDGEGEGSNRVEGNTRNEGNQRNENNSRNERADRNSGNDRNEGNARNDRNNRNDRNDRNDRFRDRNDRRRNRNQGPDVDDVEVTEDDVLLPVAGILDLLENYAFVRTSGYLPGSNDVYVSLSQVKKYNLRKGDAVVGAIRAPREGEENRQQSQRQKFNALVQITSINGKTPEELKDRVDFSKLVPLYPSERLRLETDPKKIGPRVIDLIAPIGKGQRGLIVSPPKAGKTLILQAIADAITINNPEVHLMMVLVDERPEEVTDMQRTVLGEVIASTFDRPADDHTQVAELSIERAKRLVEMGMDVVVLLDSMTRLGRAYNNSAPSSGRILSGGVDAAALYPPKRFFGAARNIENGGSLTILATALVETGSKADEVIFEEFKGTGNMELRLSRNLADKRIFPAVDVNASSTRREENLLSPEEVHIMWKLRRVLSGLEQQQSLELLTSKLRETQSNVEFLMQIQKTTLGSKSDDDR from the coding sequence GTGACAGAAACCACCAGCCTGGTAACAGGCATGGACCATGCCGAATCTGCCTCATCTGAGGCTCCGGCAAAATCAAATGGACTTGCCGGTTTGAAGCTGGCGCAGCTGCAGGCTCTTGCCGGTCAGCTAGGAATTACCGGCGGTTCGCGGATGCGCAAGGGTGACCTAGTCACTGCGATTTCCGCTCACCAGCGCGGCTCTTCGGTTGCAGACCGAAAGACCCAGCCAAAGAACGAACAAGCAAAGGCAACGGAAACCGCCTCAGCTAACGGTTCGAATGGCGCGCAGCCTGCCGCAGAAACACCGCAAACTGAAGCGGCTCCTGCTCGTCGTGGCCGCAGCCGCCGAGCAGCTAGCAGCGGAGTAGTAAGCACCGAACCGGCCGCAGTCGAGACTGTTGCTGTTGATGCACCTGCTCAGAGCGAATCAACCAACGAGCCAGTTGCCAACGAGGGCGGCTCACGTCGCCAGCGCGGACGTAACCGTCGTGCAGATGATACGAACACCGCCGCTGAGGCAGCTTCGCCGTCTGAGAATGCCGCTGAAGGTGCTGCCCAGGATTCCGTGCAAAAGGAGTCCGGCCAAAACCGCAACGACAACCGTCAGCGCCAGGATAATCAGAACAACGGCCAGAATAACAACCGCCGAAATGACGATGAAGAAGGTCGCGGTAACGGCCGCAATGATCGTCGCAATCGCAATCGCAATCGAAATCGCAATGACCGCGATGGCGAAGGCGAAGGCAGCAACCGGGTTGAGGGTAATACCCGCAACGAAGGTAACCAGCGCAACGAGAACAATTCGCGCAACGAGCGTGCCGACCGCAATAGCGGTAATGATCGCAATGAGGGCAATGCCCGCAACGATCGCAATAACCGCAACGATCGCAATGATCGTAACGACCGCTTCCGCGACCGTAATGATCGCCGTCGGAATCGCAATCAGGGTCCCGACGTTGACGACGTCGAGGTCACTGAGGATGATGTCCTGTTGCCAGTAGCTGGCATTTTGGACCTTCTGGAAAACTACGCTTTTGTCCGTACCTCGGGCTATTTGCCAGGTTCCAATGACGTTTATGTCTCGCTGTCGCAGGTTAAGAAGTACAACCTACGCAAGGGTGACGCCGTCGTTGGCGCAATTCGGGCTCCGCGCGAAGGTGAAGAGAACCGTCAGCAGAGCCAACGGCAGAAGTTCAACGCCTTGGTCCAGATCACCAGCATCAACGGCAAAACGCCAGAAGAGCTGAAAGATCGCGTTGATTTCTCCAAGTTGGTGCCGTTGTACCCCTCGGAGCGCCTGCGCCTGGAAACCGATCCGAAGAAGATTGGTCCCCGCGTTATCGACTTGATCGCGCCGATCGGTAAGGGCCAGCGTGGTTTGATTGTTTCGCCGCCTAAGGCCGGTAAGACCTTGATTTTGCAGGCAATCGCTGATGCAATCACGATCAATAACCCTGAAGTACACCTGATGATGGTGCTCGTGGACGAACGTCCTGAAGAGGTCACCGATATGCAGCGCACGGTACTGGGCGAAGTTATCGCCTCGACCTTCGACCGGCCAGCGGATGACCACACTCAGGTCGCTGAGCTTTCAATCGAACGTGCTAAGCGCCTCGTCGAAATGGGCATGGACGTTGTTGTGCTCCTCGACTCGATGACCCGTTTGGGCCGTGCCTACAACAACTCGGCGCCGTCTTCTGGACGTATTCTCTCCGGTGGTGTGGACGCTGCTGCGCTCTACCCGCCCAAGCGCTTCTTCGGTGCTGCACGTAACATCGAAAATGGTGGCTCGCTGACCATTTTGGCAACTGCCCTGGTGGAGACCGGGTCTAAGGCCGATGAGGTGATCTTTGAGGAATTCAAGGGCACTGGCAACATGGAACTCCGGTTGTCCAGAAATCTTGCAGACAAGCGTATTTTCCCGGCAGTGGATGTCAACGCATCCAGTACTCGCCGCGAAGAAAATCTGCTCTCGCCGGAAGAAGTCCACATTATGTGGAAGCTCCGTCGGGTCCTTTCGGGGCTGGAACAGCAGCAGTCACTTGAATTGCTTACCTCCAAGCTCCGCGAAACTCAGAGCAACGTCGAATTCTTGATGCAGATCCAAAAGACCACTTTGGGTTCGAAGTCCGACGACGACAGATAG
- the lysA gene encoding diaminopimelate decarboxylase, with protein sequence MASVTVPSSIAPGWLSAAVDANALREQEWACDVLRHPAGELAIDGVSVQHLAAQFGSPLFVVSETDFRRRAQEFYTAFNEAFTDICGGVDIYYAGKSFLCTEVARWVMDEGLRLDTCSGGEMLVAQRAGVPGEKLGLHGNNKSDAEIRRALEIGVGRIVADSLPEIERIDSIAAGLGTIAKVMLRLTPGVHAHTHEFIATAHEDQKFGLSLATAGQDASSQGANVSPAEQAVLAAHAGKHIEMLGIHCHIGSQIFDAEGFAVAAQRLLGFSADMKSRHGIDFVELDLGGGYGIAYTEADTPRQAAEIANEMAAVVRAECAELGLTAPRISIEPGRAIVGPSTFTLYQVGTVKTVVVDTPSGPAERRYISVDGGMSDNPRPVLYDADYTAILANRSSSADAVLSRVVGKHCESGDIVVRDVYLPGDIIAGDLLAVPATGAYCWVLSSNYNYLPRPGVVAVRGGTARVIVRAETEEDLLSRDPGA encoded by the coding sequence GTGGCTTCCGTAACGGTGCCGTCCTCGATCGCCCCTGGTTGGTTGAGCGCAGCCGTTGATGCTAATGCCTTGCGTGAGCAAGAATGGGCGTGCGATGTATTACGGCACCCAGCTGGCGAGTTAGCTATCGATGGTGTCAGCGTGCAGCATCTTGCCGCGCAATTCGGCTCGCCATTATTTGTAGTGTCAGAAACGGATTTTCGACGGCGCGCCCAAGAGTTCTATACCGCGTTCAACGAGGCATTTACGGATATCTGTGGGGGAGTAGATATCTATTACGCAGGTAAGTCCTTTCTTTGCACCGAAGTTGCCCGTTGGGTGATGGACGAAGGGCTGAGGTTAGACACTTGTTCTGGCGGCGAAATGCTGGTTGCGCAGCGTGCCGGAGTACCTGGCGAAAAACTCGGACTACACGGAAACAATAAATCGGACGCTGAAATCCGGCGAGCACTGGAAATTGGCGTGGGCAGGATTGTTGCCGATTCACTGCCAGAAATCGAACGGATTGACTCGATCGCTGCAGGCCTGGGCACTATTGCTAAGGTCATGCTGCGGTTGACGCCCGGGGTGCACGCGCATACGCACGAGTTTATTGCTACCGCGCATGAGGACCAGAAATTTGGTCTGTCATTGGCAACAGCCGGGCAAGATGCCAGCAGCCAGGGCGCAAATGTAAGCCCAGCCGAGCAAGCGGTACTTGCGGCACACGCCGGGAAACATATTGAAATGCTAGGCATCCATTGCCATATTGGCTCGCAAATTTTTGATGCCGAGGGCTTCGCAGTAGCGGCGCAGCGCCTGCTTGGCTTCAGCGCTGACATGAAATCCCGCCACGGTATAGATTTCGTCGAACTAGATTTGGGCGGCGGCTACGGCATTGCCTACACCGAGGCAGACACCCCACGCCAGGCCGCGGAGATCGCAAACGAAATGGCCGCCGTCGTCCGTGCTGAATGTGCCGAACTTGGCCTCACAGCACCCCGGATTTCGATCGAGCCGGGCCGGGCTATTGTGGGCCCAAGTACGTTCACCCTTTACCAAGTGGGTACGGTAAAAACTGTCGTGGTGGACACACCAAGTGGTCCGGCAGAACGTCGCTATATTTCGGTTGATGGCGGGATGAGCGACAATCCTCGACCAGTGCTCTACGATGCGGATTACACAGCAATTTTGGCCAATCGCTCGAGCTCAGCAGATGCGGTGTTGTCCCGAGTGGTGGGCAAACATTGCGAATCTGGGGACATCGTTGTTAGAGATGTATATCTGCCCGGGGACATTATTGCTGGCGATTTGCTAGCTGTGCCGGCTACCGGTGCATATTGCTGGGTGCTATCCAGCAACTACAACTATCTGCCCAGGCCTGGTGTCGTCGCGGTTCGCGGCGGCACAGCACGAGTAATTGTCAGGGCAGAGACCGAAGAAGATTTGTTGTCCCGCGATCCAGGAGCTTAA
- the thrB gene encoding homoserine kinase, protein MTSPSRQDNNAGDLLLVSGQTITVQVPATSANLGPGFDSLGLALGLYDTLTVQTLSGDELEFELNGEGSESLPRDASHLTVRTINVALDRLGLRRGGLRIEANNVVPHGRGLGSSAAAIVAALLAVRGLAPLSLQPDLDWVFQLASELEGHPDNVAPALFGGLAISWQEDTGYRSAKVTLSNTVRPVVAVPAVELSTETARAMLPSSISHQSAAANSGRAALLIHALSAAPEFLFAATEDYLHQGYRAQAMPGSAQLLDFWRNHGLAAVISGAGPTVLVLAANPNQVQDSLELAGNFAEDSAWRVQELEIDNEGAKIILHRQS, encoded by the coding sequence GTGACTTCACCAAGTCGGCAGGACAATAACGCCGGAGATTTGTTGCTGGTTTCTGGCCAGACAATAACTGTGCAGGTGCCGGCTACCAGCGCAAATTTGGGTCCGGGTTTTGATTCGCTAGGTCTGGCGCTTGGCCTTTACGACACCTTGACGGTGCAGACTCTCAGTGGCGATGAGCTGGAATTTGAGCTCAACGGCGAGGGCAGCGAGTCGTTGCCGCGCGATGCTTCGCACTTGACCGTGCGCACGATCAATGTGGCATTGGACCGGCTGGGATTACGACGCGGCGGTCTACGAATTGAGGCCAACAACGTCGTTCCGCATGGTCGTGGCCTGGGCTCATCGGCGGCCGCGATCGTTGCGGCGTTACTCGCAGTTCGGGGACTGGCCCCTCTCTCGCTGCAACCGGACTTGGATTGGGTATTTCAGCTGGCTTCTGAGCTAGAAGGGCACCCAGATAACGTGGCGCCAGCGCTGTTCGGCGGCTTGGCGATTTCCTGGCAAGAAGACACTGGTTACCGGAGCGCAAAAGTGACGCTGAGCAATACAGTTCGTCCCGTTGTTGCGGTACCGGCTGTTGAACTATCAACGGAAACTGCCCGAGCAATGTTGCCTTCGTCAATTTCGCATCAGAGTGCGGCAGCGAATTCAGGCCGTGCCGCATTATTGATCCACGCACTAAGTGCTGCACCAGAATTCCTTTTTGCCGCGACGGAAGATTATTTGCATCAGGGTTACCGGGCTCAGGCTATGCCGGGTAGCGCCCAGCTGCTTGATTTTTGGCGAAATCATGGGCTGGCAGCGGTAATCTCTGGCGCAGGACCGACAGTTTTAGTTCTGGCCGCAAACCCAAATCAGGTGCAGGATTCCCTTGAATTAGCTGGGAATTTTGCCGAAGATTCGGCGTGGCGTGTCCAAGAGCTCGAAATAGACAATGAAGGTGCTAAAATAATCTTGCATCGGCAGTCATAG
- a CDS encoding HNH endonuclease family protein: protein MGNESKIEPKPAFALPTRFRYWTLSLVGLLIFGFILVVGGMLRGALASSETSSLPISSSVPTIYVTKPPGNQASVSAADIPPVEAAPKSTKIPAGAVPPGDEPAFGTTALELLAQLPIRESASKTGYARSNFGPAWLDLQGKGCDARNEVLRRDLNKVSFTAGDKGCLVQSGEFSDPYLGTRITFDRSTAALVQVDQVVSLADAWQSGAQDLSAAQRIAFANDPLNLLAVDAVASLQKSSANAAGWLPSNSAFRCSYVARQISVKATYKLWVTQTEHDVLAGVLADCPQTLAPTDQVARIEVAAPPTSTSGTAPANGSTQPGKTPSSSTQPSKRPVPYAPIPQLPLPKPPVLPIPPVLFPPGNNSAPDQSKDQSKDPWSEWGPLNLPPEVPFQPPSGLWEEGPSEHNPDQDRDTGNVGSSMPDENPLQDPTAPVSSEKPTAPVQPTLPEQPTVPEQLTKDAPDPSTPTPVNHLPESPDPPVSTTAPATVPVSAVTATAPNQPTATPIPPATAAR, encoded by the coding sequence ATGGGCAATGAGTCTAAAATTGAGCCTAAGCCGGCGTTTGCGCTGCCTACCCGATTCCGATACTGGACTTTGTCGCTGGTAGGACTACTAATTTTTGGTTTTATTTTGGTTGTTGGTGGCATGCTTCGTGGAGCCTTGGCGTCATCGGAGACCAGCTCACTGCCAATCTCGTCCTCGGTGCCAACAATTTACGTCACCAAACCACCTGGCAACCAAGCCTCTGTTTCAGCCGCTGATATACCTCCGGTGGAAGCAGCTCCGAAATCTACCAAAATTCCGGCCGGTGCCGTGCCTCCTGGTGATGAGCCAGCTTTCGGCACCACGGCCCTTGAGCTGCTGGCCCAACTTCCTATTAGGGAGTCAGCGTCAAAAACGGGTTATGCCCGAAGTAATTTTGGTCCCGCTTGGCTTGATCTGCAGGGCAAAGGTTGTGACGCGCGCAATGAGGTGTTGCGTCGGGATCTTAATAAAGTCTCTTTCACGGCTGGCGACAAGGGTTGCTTAGTGCAAAGCGGGGAGTTTTCGGACCCGTATCTGGGTACACGAATTACCTTTGATCGCTCTACTGCTGCATTGGTCCAAGTCGATCAGGTAGTCTCGCTCGCTGACGCATGGCAGAGCGGAGCGCAAGATCTCAGTGCGGCACAGCGGATTGCCTTCGCCAACGATCCCTTGAACTTACTTGCAGTTGATGCAGTTGCGAGCCTGCAGAAAAGTAGTGCCAATGCCGCTGGCTGGCTACCGTCCAATAGCGCCTTCCGCTGTTCCTATGTGGCTCGGCAAATCAGCGTGAAAGCAACCTACAAGCTCTGGGTCACCCAAACTGAGCACGATGTCTTGGCCGGCGTCTTGGCCGATTGCCCGCAGACGTTGGCACCAACCGATCAGGTTGCCCGGATTGAAGTTGCGGCGCCACCGACCAGCACTAGTGGCACCGCGCCCGCTAACGGATCGACGCAACCGGGTAAGACACCCAGCTCGTCGACGCAACCCAGTAAACGACCGGTTCCCTATGCTCCGATTCCACAGTTGCCCTTGCCAAAGCCTCCGGTCTTGCCCATCCCTCCCGTTTTGTTCCCGCCGGGCAATAACTCTGCTCCTGACCAGAGCAAAGATCAGTCCAAAGATCCTTGGTCGGAATGGGGACCATTGAACTTGCCGCCCGAGGTGCCGTTCCAGCCGCCGAGCGGGCTGTGGGAAGAGGGCCCATCAGAACACAACCCTGATCAAGATCGTGATACGGGCAATGTCGGTTCGTCGATGCCCGATGAAAACCCGTTGCAGGATCCTACGGCTCCGGTTAGCTCAGAGAAACCAACGGCACCAGTGCAGCCAACCTTGCCGGAACAGCCGACAGTGCCGGAGCAACTGACCAAGGATGCTCCGGATCCGAGCACGCCAACCCCGGTAAATCACCTTCCGGAATCACCTGATCCGCCTGTTTCCACCACCGCACCGGCGACAGTGCCGGTTAGCGCTGTAACAGCCACAGCTCCGAATCAGCCCACGGCAACCCCAATACCTCCCGCAACTGCTGCTCGATGA
- the thrC gene encoding threonine synthase, protein MAQQWRGVIREYADRLPVTESTKVITLGEGGTPLVPARALYELTGCNVYVKVEGMNPTGSFKDRGMTMAITAAVEAGAKAVVCASTGNTSASAAAYATAAGLTCAVLVPAGKIAMGKLSQAVAHGATLLQVDGNFDNCLEVARKLADSYPVFLVNSVNPARIEGQKTGAFEVVDVLSDAPDIHALPVGNAGNITAYWQGYREYAAPFGDQPAVSSKLPKMWGFQAAGSAPIVAGHPITEPDTIATAIRIGNPASWDQAVAARDESGGVIESVTDEQILEAHRWLSAQEGVFVEPASAAGVAGILKKYRAGELAAGQTIVITVTGHGLKDPEWALRNLDGSPVEPRKVEFDVVSVARELGLEN, encoded by the coding sequence ATGGCTCAGCAATGGCGCGGAGTAATTCGTGAATACGCCGACCGCTTGCCGGTCACCGAATCAACTAAGGTCATCACGCTTGGCGAGGGCGGTACGCCGCTGGTGCCCGCACGAGCATTATATGAGCTGACCGGCTGTAACGTTTACGTCAAGGTCGAGGGCATGAACCCGACCGGTAGTTTCAAAGATCGCGGTATGACGATGGCGATTACGGCCGCTGTTGAGGCCGGCGCTAAGGCCGTCGTTTGCGCTTCTACCGGAAACACTTCGGCTTCAGCTGCTGCTTACGCGACCGCTGCCGGCCTGACTTGCGCAGTGCTCGTTCCGGCCGGAAAAATTGCGATGGGCAAGCTCAGCCAAGCAGTGGCACATGGTGCAACATTGCTTCAAGTTGATGGCAACTTTGACAATTGTTTGGAAGTTGCGCGTAAGTTGGCGGACTCGTACCCGGTATTTTTGGTAAATTCGGTCAACCCAGCGCGGATTGAGGGCCAAAAAACTGGCGCTTTTGAAGTCGTAGATGTGTTGAGCGACGCTCCCGACATCCATGCACTCCCGGTAGGGAATGCCGGAAATATTACGGCATATTGGCAGGGCTACCGTGAATACGCTGCACCGTTTGGTGATCAACCAGCGGTGTCTTCGAAACTTCCTAAAATGTGGGGGTTCCAAGCAGCTGGTTCTGCACCAATCGTGGCGGGCCATCCCATCACCGAACCAGACACAATTGCTACCGCTATTCGAATCGGAAACCCGGCTTCGTGGGATCAAGCTGTTGCCGCGCGCGATGAATCGGGTGGCGTTATTGAATCAGTAACCGATGAACAGATCCTTGAAGCGCACCGCTGGCTTTCGGCCCAAGAAGGGGTCTTCGTTGAACCAGCCTCAGCGGCCGGCGTTGCGGGCATTCTGAAGAAATATCGAGCCGGAGAATTAGCTGCTGGCCAGACAATCGTGATCACGGTAACCGGCCATGGTCTTAAAGACCCAGAGTGGGCCTTACGAAACCTCGATGGCAGCCCGGTTGAGCCTCGCAAGGTGGAGTTCGACGTCGTGAGCGTCGCTCGCGAACTAGGTTTGGAAAACTGA
- a CDS encoding homoserine dehydrogenase, whose amino-acid sequence MTELDTPTVPTPNPDAQHRTLRIALLGCGNVGTEVARILLKDADSLAARTGARLDLVGIAVRNLDAPRSADIPRELLTTDAESLVKNADLVIELLGGIEPARSLIMLAIEHNACVVSGNKALLASDGPRLYELADAKGVQLSYEAAVAGAIPILRPIRDSLAGDKITRVLGIVNGTTNYILDQMDSTGADFNSALAEAQRLGYAEADPTADVEGRDAAAKAAILASLSFHSSFSLDDAYCEGISSITASDIEAAREAGLVIKLLAIAEKVTATDGAQDGVSVRVHPTLLPREHPLAAVRGAFNAVFVESEYAGELMFYGRGAGGTPTAAAVLGDLVSAARRIVLGGPGRTETTAGRVPVLSIDAVQTSYCIGLEVADESGVLARIAQIFATQGVSIETMRQTIHPADDQDQQQQYAELRIVTHRAAESALAATVAQIRDLDVTTAVTSVLRVEGV is encoded by the coding sequence TTGACTGAGCTTGATACGCCAACTGTTCCTACCCCGAACCCAGACGCGCAGCACCGTACCTTACGGATTGCGCTGCTGGGCTGCGGCAACGTTGGCACCGAAGTTGCCCGAATTCTGCTAAAAGACGCTGATTCGCTAGCCGCACGCACTGGTGCCCGACTGGACCTGGTCGGCATCGCGGTTCGAAATCTTGACGCACCGCGTAGTGCCGATATCCCGCGCGAGCTCTTGACGACGGATGCCGAATCTTTGGTCAAGAATGCGGACTTGGTTATTGAGCTCCTCGGCGGAATCGAGCCGGCCCGTAGCCTGATTATGTTGGCCATCGAGCATAATGCCTGTGTAGTTAGCGGAAACAAAGCCTTGTTGGCCTCAGACGGTCCTCGACTGTATGAGCTGGCTGATGCTAAAGGCGTTCAACTTTCCTACGAAGCAGCGGTAGCTGGCGCAATTCCGATCCTTCGGCCCATCAGGGACAGCCTGGCCGGGGACAAGATTACTAGAGTTCTAGGCATCGTGAATGGCACCACCAATTACATTCTCGATCAAATGGATTCGACGGGTGCTGACTTCAACAGTGCGTTAGCTGAAGCGCAACGGCTTGGCTACGCAGAAGCGGATCCGACTGCCGATGTGGAAGGGCGCGATGCAGCAGCAAAAGCGGCGATTCTTGCTTCCTTATCCTTTCACAGCAGCTTTTCGCTCGACGATGCCTATTGTGAAGGAATTAGTTCAATCACCGCTTCCGATATTGAAGCGGCGCGTGAAGCTGGGCTGGTCATCAAACTTCTTGCGATAGCTGAGAAGGTTACCGCAACAGATGGGGCGCAGGATGGCGTGAGCGTTCGGGTGCATCCGACTCTGCTGCCGCGCGAGCACCCGCTGGCAGCGGTTCGTGGCGCCTTCAATGCAGTTTTCGTCGAATCCGAATACGCCGGTGAACTGATGTTCTATGGCCGCGGAGCCGGTGGTACGCCAACGGCAGCGGCAGTTCTTGGCGACTTAGTTTCTGCCGCGCGTCGCATCGTCTTAGGCGGGCCGGGCCGAACCGAAACTACCGCTGGACGCGTGCCGGTTCTCAGCATTGATGCGGTGCAAACTAGCTATTGTATTGGTCTGGAAGTGGCCGATGAGTCTGGCGTCCTAGCTCGAATTGCACAAATTTTCGCCACACAAGGCGTCTCGATCGAAACCATGCGGCAGACCATCCATCCTGCCGATGACCAAGATCAACAGCAACAATACGCAGAGCTTCGGATCGTGACACATCGTGCCGCAGAATCCGCGCTCGCCGCCACCGTGGCACAAATCCGAGATCTTGACGTCACCACTGCTGTGACGTCTGTCCTGAGGGTAGAAGGAGTCTGA
- the argS gene encoding arginine--tRNA ligase has protein sequence MTPDELSVALTACLKAAVEAGELVVPTEAVPAEVRVERPKNRDHGDWATNIALQLAKPAGLNPRAVAEILKSRLEAIEGVAAVDIAGPGFLNITLDAAAAGALAKNIVHAGSQYGENQALTGQVINVEFVSANPTGPLHLAHTRWAAVGDSVARLLKASGATVTSEYYINDAGSQMNNFGASVLAAIKGEPTPEGGYPGAYITELAQQVVRDHPYVTELTDEAALPVVRAAAYLAQLADIKETLNDFGVHFDVFFSEQELHSTGAVEKAVDRLRGQGHVFYQDGAIWLRTTDFTDDKDRVLIRANGEPTYFAADAAYYLSKKDRGFVEKIYLLGADHHGYIGRLKAIAACAGDDPARNIEVLIGQMVSVNGARLSKRAGNIVELRDLLNWLGADALRYSLGRSPADSPLALEPEQLQKASNDNPVFYVQYAHARTKAVDRNAEAAGVDRSAFEASLLTHPTESNLLAQLGAFPSVVAEAAKFREPHRVARHLEVVAGTYHRWYDACRVTPFAGEEITDLNRTRLWLNDATGQVLANGLDLLGVSAPERM, from the coding sequence GTGACTCCTGACGAACTTTCTGTAGCCCTTACCGCCTGTCTCAAGGCCGCCGTCGAAGCCGGTGAGCTTGTTGTGCCAACCGAGGCGGTGCCCGCCGAAGTGCGGGTTGAGCGACCGAAGAATCGTGACCATGGCGACTGGGCCACCAATATCGCCTTGCAGCTGGCTAAGCCAGCCGGGCTGAATCCGCGTGCCGTTGCTGAGATACTCAAAAGCCGGCTTGAGGCCATCGAAGGGGTTGCTGCTGTTGATATTGCCGGTCCGGGCTTCCTGAACATCACCTTAGATGCCGCTGCGGCGGGGGCCTTGGCAAAAAATATTGTCCATGCGGGCAGCCAGTATGGCGAAAATCAGGCCTTGACTGGGCAGGTAATCAACGTCGAATTTGTCTCGGCAAATCCCACCGGGCCGCTGCACTTGGCGCACACTCGGTGGGCCGCCGTCGGCGATTCGGTCGCCAGGCTGCTCAAAGCGAGCGGTGCCACGGTGACGAGCGAGTATTACATCAATGATGCTGGCTCGCAGATGAACAACTTCGGAGCATCCGTATTGGCAGCTATTAAAGGCGAGCCAACTCCGGAGGGTGGTTACCCTGGCGCGTACATCACCGAATTGGCACAACAAGTAGTCCGGGACCATCCTTATGTGACCGAACTTACCGATGAGGCGGCTCTGCCAGTGGTCCGCGCCGCGGCCTATCTTGCGCAGCTCGCTGATATCAAAGAGACCTTGAACGACTTTGGTGTGCATTTTGATGTCTTCTTCTCTGAGCAGGAATTACACAGCACCGGTGCGGTAGAAAAAGCTGTTGATAGGCTGCGCGGACAAGGTCACGTCTTTTATCAAGACGGCGCAATTTGGTTACGAACAACTGATTTCACCGATGACAAAGATCGGGTGTTGATTAGAGCCAACGGTGAGCCGACTTATTTCGCCGCCGATGCTGCCTACTATCTTTCGAAGAAAGACCGTGGCTTTGTTGAGAAGATCTATTTGCTCGGTGCCGATCATCACGGGTACATCGGTCGACTCAAAGCTATTGCAGCGTGCGCCGGCGATGATCCGGCACGCAATATTGAAGTGCTCATCGGGCAAATGGTTTCAGTCAATGGCGCTCGGCTATCAAAACGGGCCGGAAACATCGTTGAGTTGCGCGACCTACTTAACTGGCTTGGCGCAGACGCCTTGCGCTATTCGTTGGGTCGCTCCCCGGCCGATTCGCCGCTTGCCTTGGAACCAGAGCAGTTGCAAAAGGCCAGCAACGACAACCCGGTTTTCTATGTGCAGTACGCCCACGCACGTACCAAAGCCGTAGATCGTAATGCCGAGGCTGCTGGTGTTGACCGCAGTGCTTTTGAAGCCTCATTGCTGACTCATCCGACCGAATCGAACTTGTTGGCGCAACTCGGTGCCTTCCCCTCCGTTGTCGCTGAAGCAGCAAAGTTTCGTGAGCCACATCGGGTGGCTAGGCACCTTGAAGTTGTGGCGGGTACGTACCATCGCTGGTACGACGCCTGCCGCGTCACGCCGTTTGCTGGGGAGGAAATTACCGATCTGAACCGGACCCGACTTTGGCTCAACGATGCAACTGGACAGGTGCTGGCTAACGGTCTGGATCTGTTGGGCGTCAGTGCGCCTGAGAGGATGTAA